The following coding sequences are from one Leptolyngbya sp. NIES-3755 window:
- a CDS encoding group 1 glycosyl transferase (similar to AA sequence:cyanobase_aa:LBDG_21150) has product MRTALICDYLEEHWHSMNLCSEMLLEHWQTDPDEPLDQIRPMFHHRLSHLPVIGTRKTAFNVDRLLNRFWDYPSYLKKVSAQFDVFHVCDHTYAQLVHELPTNRTGVYCHDIDAFRSLIISDQEPRPRWYRAMSQRILDGLQKAAIVFYSTQTVRQQLEHYQLVDSSRLVHAPLGIAPEFLIESHISLPVQAPFILHVGSCISRKRIDVLLNVFAELSRSYSELKLVKVSGEWTEEQNQQLDRLKIRSKIVHLRNLSTSTIAELYRQAEAVLLTSEAEGFGLPLIESLACGAIAVVSDLPVFREVAQDAAIYCPVGDIAAWVNTIETVLTDPNQAPARSRRLEQVSQYSWQKHAEIIQQAYLQLGA; this is encoded by the coding sequence ATGCGAACAGCATTAATTTGTGATTATCTAGAAGAACACTGGCACAGCATGAATTTGTGTTCTGAGATGCTGCTGGAGCATTGGCAAACTGACCCAGATGAGCCGCTTGATCAGATTCGCCCGATGTTTCATCACCGTTTGTCACACCTCCCTGTGATCGGCACTCGTAAAACTGCTTTTAATGTCGATCGCTTACTGAATCGCTTCTGGGACTATCCAAGTTATTTGAAAAAGGTCTCGGCTCAGTTTGATGTGTTTCATGTTTGTGATCATACTTATGCTCAATTAGTTCATGAGCTACCTACGAATCGTACTGGAGTTTATTGTCATGATATTGATGCGTTCCGATCGCTGATTATATCCGACCAAGAACCGCGCCCTCGTTGGTATCGGGCAATGTCTCAGCGGATTTTAGATGGATTACAGAAAGCAGCGATCGTCTTTTATTCGACTCAGACGGTTCGGCAGCAATTAGAACATTATCAGTTAGTCGATTCTAGTCGCTTGGTTCATGCTCCTTTGGGAATTGCGCCTGAGTTCTTGATCGAGAGTCATATCTCTCTGCCAGTTCAAGCTCCGTTTATTTTGCATGTTGGCAGTTGTATTTCCCGTAAACGAATTGATGTGTTGCTGAATGTATTTGCAGAACTAAGTCGGTCTTATTCTGAACTGAAGCTTGTGAAAGTTAGTGGCGAGTGGACAGAGGAGCAAAATCAGCAACTCGATCGATTAAAGATTCGATCAAAAATTGTTCATTTGCGAAATCTTTCAACTTCTACGATCGCAGAACTGTATCGACAAGCTGAAGCGGTGTTACTAACCAGTGAAGCAGAAGGATTTGGATTGCCGCTGATTGAATCATTAGCATGTGGCGCGATCGCGGTTGTAAGCGATCTTCCTGTGTTTCGAGAAGTGGCTCAAGATGCAGCGATTTATTGTCCAGTGGGTGATATTGCTGCTTGGGTGAATACGATCGAGACTGTTTTGACTGATCCGAATCAAGCACCTGCACGATCAAGACGACTAGAACAAGTCAGTCAATACTCTTGGCAAAAACATGCAGAAATTATTCAGCAGGCTTATCTTCAGCTTGGAGCTTAG
- a CDS encoding hypothetical protein (hypothetical protein MC7420_2171;~similar to AA sequence:cyanobase_aa:LBDG_21190) — MTHSSEIVMIVPKLPPAIDGLGDYGVQLAQQLDQAHGWRTRFIVGDPTWKSSEGAFQVKPVAARSPEALIKLLPPTDTPLLLQYAGHGYAKRGCPVWLVQALTQWCNAGGRLITVFHELYATRPIFSSATLTRHLQKRLAVQLMKLSDRTFTSRESYAEKIRHLSQKSTIVLPVFSNVGECLYPKPLTARSRNLVIFGSPRSRQDIYQRSQLEQICRDLKIDTILDVGAALSFELNQVGTVPVQSLGVQTTEQISAILSDAIAGVVSYPTAFLAKSSIFSAYCSHGVLPIVISSEIDHQDGLIANQHYWWMQSSVPNSIQAIATSAHEWYLEHSLKIQAEQFAQCFEVDSVILTRP, encoded by the coding sequence ATGACGCATTCCTCAGAAATCGTAATGATCGTTCCCAAGCTCCCACCCGCGATCGATGGTCTTGGAGATTATGGAGTTCAGCTTGCTCAACAGCTTGATCAGGCTCACGGATGGAGAACTCGGTTTATTGTGGGTGATCCGACTTGGAAATCGTCTGAGGGAGCTTTTCAGGTCAAACCCGTTGCAGCACGATCGCCAGAAGCTCTCATCAAGCTACTTCCACCAACCGATACTCCACTGTTGCTACAGTATGCAGGACATGGATATGCAAAACGAGGTTGTCCGGTCTGGCTCGTACAGGCACTCACACAATGGTGTAATGCTGGCGGTCGTTTAATCACTGTGTTTCACGAACTTTACGCCACTCGTCCGATTTTTAGTAGTGCGACGCTAACACGCCATCTTCAGAAGCGATTAGCCGTACAGTTAATGAAGTTAAGCGATCGAACATTCACGAGCCGCGAATCCTACGCAGAAAAGATTCGTCACCTTAGCCAGAAATCTACGATCGTGCTACCTGTGTTTTCAAATGTGGGAGAGTGCTTGTATCCGAAACCCTTAACTGCACGATCGCGCAATCTGGTGATTTTTGGCAGTCCTCGCTCACGACAAGATATTTATCAGCGATCGCAACTCGAACAGATTTGTCGCGACCTCAAAATCGACACCATCCTTGATGTTGGAGCCGCCCTTAGTTTTGAATTAAACCAAGTTGGAACCGTTCCCGTTCAATCCCTGGGAGTACAGACCACAGAGCAAATTAGTGCAATTTTGAGTGATGCGATCGCGGGAGTTGTGAGCTATCCCACCGCCTTTTTAGCGAAATCAAGCATCTTTTCGGCTTATTGTTCGCATGGTGTTCTCCCGATCGTCATCTCATCGGAAATCGATCACCAAGATGGACTGATTGCGAATCAACACTACTGGTGGATGCAGTCTTCAGTTCCAAATTCAATTCAAGCGATCGCAACTTCTGCTCACGAATGGTATCTAGAACATTCACTCAAAATTCAAGCAGAACAGTTTGCCCAATGTTTTGAGGTGGATTCGGTAATCTTGACCAGACCGTAA
- a CDS encoding ABC-type transport protein (similar to AA sequence:cyanobase_aa:SYNPCC7002_A0421), with the protein MNTKELTLEAGRLDRQYWKDLWRYRELLYFLAWRDILVRYKQTAIGIAWALIRPFLTMVIFSVLFGGLAKLPSEGVPYPILVFSAMLPWQFFAGALSDCSSSLIANSNLLSKVYFPRLIVPVSSVIVSFVDFMISGMILLGLMAWYNFVPDWRILTLPLFIAIAFGAAIGAGLWLAALNVEYRDFRYIVPFLVQFGLYVSPVGFSSSIVPEQWRWLYSLNPMVSVIDGFRWAILGGKTSIDLTGFMMSFALVVLLFLSGIWYFRRMEESFADVI; encoded by the coding sequence ATGAACACCAAAGAACTCACCCTTGAAGCGGGTCGCCTCGATCGACAATATTGGAAAGATCTCTGGAGATACCGAGAATTACTGTATTTCCTAGCTTGGCGAGACATCTTAGTTCGATACAAGCAAACTGCGATCGGGATTGCTTGGGCGTTGATTCGTCCCTTTCTCACAATGGTGATCTTCTCAGTCCTGTTCGGTGGATTGGCAAAGCTCCCGTCTGAAGGTGTCCCCTATCCGATTCTGGTGTTCTCGGCGATGCTACCCTGGCAGTTTTTTGCAGGAGCACTGAGCGATTGTAGTAGTAGCTTGATTGCCAACTCTAACTTACTCTCTAAGGTTTATTTTCCTCGATTAATTGTTCCGGTTAGCAGCGTCATTGTCAGCTTTGTTGACTTTATGATTTCTGGAATGATTCTTCTGGGCTTAATGGCTTGGTATAACTTCGTTCCAGACTGGCGAATTCTTACCTTACCTTTGTTTATTGCGATCGCATTTGGAGCCGCGATCGGAGCAGGATTATGGCTTGCTGCACTGAATGTCGAATACCGAGATTTTCGCTATATCGTTCCATTTCTGGTGCAGTTTGGATTGTATGTTTCACCCGTTGGATTTAGCAGTAGTATTGTTCCAGAACAATGGCGCTGGTTGTATTCGCTCAATCCGATGGTGAGCGTGATTGATGGATTTCGCTGGGCGATCTTAGGTGGAAAAACCTCGATCGATCTCACCGGATTTATGATGTCCTTTGCGCTGGTGGTGCTGCTATTTTTGAGTGGGATTTGGTACTTCCGCAGAATGGAAGAATCCTTTGCGGATGTGATCTAA
- a CDS encoding succinyldiaminopimelate transaminase (similar to AA sequence:cyanobase_aa:LBDG_43590), with protein sequence MQFAKRLEPLQVNVFADMDRAKSKAIASGQDIIDLSLGSSDLPTEPHVIDAIEQSLHDPSTHGYLLFHGTKAFRQAAARWYTDKFGVAVDPETEVLPLIGSQEGTAHLPLAVLNPGDFALLLDPGYPSHAGGVYLASGQIYPMPLRAENGFLPVFEEIPEAVLAQSRMMVLSYPHNPTTAIAPLSFFKKAVEFCQVHDLVLVHDFPYADFYLGSEPMPSVLQADPEKTISIEFFTFSKSYKMGGFRVGYAIGNSELIRALRQIKAAVDFNQYRGILNGAIAALTGDQSSVQKAVEIYRHRRDVFVDRLHQIGWKVPTPEAAMYVWAKLPQPWSNDSIDFAAKLVETTGVAVSPGAGFGKSGEGYVRFALVHEPEILVEAVDRMSKFL encoded by the coding sequence ATGCAGTTTGCCAAACGCTTAGAGCCACTTCAAGTCAATGTGTTTGCAGATATGGATCGTGCAAAATCAAAAGCGATCGCATCTGGACAAGACATCATTGATTTATCGCTGGGATCATCAGATTTGCCCACAGAACCGCATGTGATTGATGCGATCGAACAATCACTGCATGATCCCTCGACGCATGGGTATCTCTTGTTTCATGGCACGAAAGCGTTTCGGCAAGCGGCAGCCCGTTGGTATACCGATAAGTTTGGGGTAGCGGTTGATCCTGAAACTGAAGTGTTACCGCTGATCGGATCGCAAGAAGGCACAGCACATTTACCTTTAGCAGTGTTAAATCCAGGTGATTTTGCCTTGTTGCTTGATCCGGGTTATCCGTCTCATGCGGGTGGAGTTTATTTAGCAAGTGGGCAAATCTACCCGATGCCGCTCCGGGCTGAGAATGGCTTTCTTCCTGTGTTTGAGGAGATTCCTGAAGCCGTTCTCGCGCAGTCACGCATGATGGTGTTGAGCTATCCGCACAATCCAACCACTGCGATCGCGCCTTTATCTTTTTTCAAAAAAGCGGTTGAATTCTGCCAAGTTCATGATTTGGTGTTAGTTCACGATTTTCCTTACGCTGATTTTTACCTCGGTTCAGAACCCATGCCTTCAGTGTTGCAAGCTGATCCAGAGAAAACGATATCGATCGAGTTTTTCACGTTCTCAAAGTCCTACAAAATGGGTGGCTTTCGAGTGGGATATGCGATCGGGAATTCAGAGTTAATTCGGGCACTGAGACAGATCAAAGCGGCAGTCGATTTCAATCAATATCGCGGCATTTTGAATGGTGCGATCGCAGCCCTGACAGGCGATCAATCAAGTGTTCAAAAAGCAGTAGAAATCTATCGGCATAGACGGGATGTGTTTGTCGATCGATTACATCAAATCGGTTGGAAAGTTCCGACTCCTGAAGCAGCAATGTATGTTTGGGCAAAGTTACCCCAACCTTGGAGCAATGATTCGATCGACTTTGCAGCAAAGCTTGTAGAAACGACGGGTGTTGCAGTTTCTCCGGGTGCAGGGTTTGGAAAATCAGGCGAAGGTTATGTACGATTTGCGCTGGTACATGAACCCGAAATCTTAGTAGAAGCAGTCGATCGAATGTCAAAGTTTTTATAA
- a CDS encoding methyltransferase FkbM family protein (similar to AA sequence:cyanobase_aa:Cyan7425_2162), protein MAKTIVPYICELCKPLVRQLPFGHGIAMKLLGGQTYLSDDRAWQGEQQYRTFYDRTIQASVWIDMADFTRRDHYFTGRYYDKQNQFILKQLLNPSDVFVDIGANFGIHTLLAARRVGSEGQVYAFEPQKRLADLIRAQAVLNDMSNVIVHNLAVGDEQAELSLRNPLLAHTGTATLRAMAEDAIEVGRVQVVRADDVLSDISATARIVIKIDVEGFEFKALKGLQNLLSREKVAVLVEITSGWLTEMGVSVSDIYQMMEAVGFEAYTICKTSPNTFGIKRTIEIPGYQHDGLFIKPEFLRSTLDRPAYANSINL, encoded by the coding sequence ATGGCTAAAACAATTGTTCCTTATATTTGTGAGCTTTGCAAACCTTTGGTTCGTCAACTTCCGTTTGGACATGGGATTGCGATGAAACTCTTGGGGGGTCAGACTTATCTATCCGATGATCGAGCTTGGCAAGGAGAACAGCAGTATCGAACTTTTTACGATCGCACAATTCAAGCGAGTGTTTGGATCGATATGGCGGATTTTACAAGGCGCGATCACTACTTTACTGGGCGCTACTACGACAAGCAAAATCAGTTCATTCTCAAACAGCTACTGAACCCCAGCGATGTCTTTGTTGATATTGGTGCAAATTTTGGTATTCATACGCTGCTTGCGGCTCGTAGGGTTGGATCTGAAGGTCAAGTTTATGCGTTTGAACCTCAAAAAAGGTTAGCAGACCTTATTCGCGCTCAAGCTGTTTTAAATGACATGAGCAATGTGATTGTTCATAATCTTGCGGTGGGAGATGAGCAAGCTGAACTCTCGCTGCGAAATCCATTGTTGGCGCATACGGGTACAGCGACTCTGAGAGCGATGGCTGAAGATGCGATCGAGGTTGGACGAGTGCAGGTTGTTCGGGCTGATGATGTATTGTCGGATATTTCTGCAACTGCACGGATTGTGATCAAGATTGATGTAGAGGGCTTCGAGTTTAAGGCATTGAAGGGATTGCAAAATTTACTAAGTCGAGAGAAGGTTGCAGTATTGGTTGAGATTACCAGTGGTTGGTTAACAGAGATGGGAGTGTCAGTAAGCGACATTTATCAGATGATGGAAGCAGTGGGATTTGAGGCTTATACGATTTGCAAAACTTCTCCGAATACTTTTGGTATTAAGCGAACCATTGAGATTCCTGGATATCAGCACGACGGACTGTTTATTAAGCCTGAATTTCTGCGATCGACCTTAGATAGACCAGCTTATGCGAACAGCATTAATTTGTGA
- a CDS encoding glycosyl transferase family protein (similar to AA sequence:cyanobase_aa:Npun_R1065), producing MNPLISICIPTYQRPSLVQEAIESCLRQTYSEIEIIVSDDSPDQLTQQMVRSFHQPEKIRYYHNQTPLKQAKNVDRLFNLALGDRLVLLHDDDLLLPDAVAALARCWDTVPDLTAAFGKQYLIDMAGNSLMEASEQLNQRYYRTAKYAGYQASSLWSALTSQFPNDGYLITTKAAKQVGYRNHTRDERRVGDACDFDFGLRLASHNSHLFFLDEYTAKYRLTDVSVGQGRNCQHLAYDLVRSIKLPEELEPTRQAVLHRYAAPAIQRWIQLGEKRDALDIFLSDSYSWTQRLSLKGLLQLLLIACPHPWSQQLLDRLRELREQF from the coding sequence ATGAACCCGCTTATCTCTATTTGTATTCCTACTTATCAGCGTCCGAGTCTGGTTCAAGAAGCGATAGAATCTTGTCTTCGCCAAACTTATTCAGAGATTGAGATTATTGTTTCTGATGATTCACCGGATCAACTCACTCAGCAAATGGTTCGATCGTTTCATCAGCCTGAAAAAATTCGGTACTACCACAATCAAACCCCACTAAAACAAGCAAAAAACGTCGATCGATTGTTCAATCTCGCTCTTGGCGATCGTTTGGTACTGTTGCACGATGATGATTTATTGCTTCCTGATGCGGTTGCCGCTCTTGCCCGCTGCTGGGATACCGTTCCCGATTTAACAGCGGCATTTGGGAAGCAATATCTGATTGATATGGCTGGTAATTCGTTGATGGAAGCCTCAGAACAACTGAATCAACGGTACTACCGCACTGCGAAGTATGCTGGATATCAAGCATCGAGTTTATGGTCAGCACTGACATCACAATTTCCCAATGATGGTTATCTGATCACCACAAAGGCAGCAAAGCAGGTTGGCTACCGCAATCATACGCGGGATGAGCGTCGGGTTGGGGATGCTTGCGACTTTGATTTTGGCTTACGGCTTGCCTCGCACAATTCTCATTTATTTTTTTTGGATGAATACACAGCGAAGTACCGATTAACCGATGTTTCTGTAGGTCAGGGTCGCAATTGCCAGCACTTAGCTTATGATTTAGTTCGATCGATCAAGCTTCCAGAAGAATTAGAGCCAACCCGACAAGCTGTTTTGCATCGCTATGCTGCACCTGCAATTCAGCGATGGATTCAGCTTGGAGAGAAGCGAGATGCTTTAGATATCTTTTTATCTGACTCTTACTCATGGACTCAGCGACTCTCTCTGAAAGGATTACTGCAACTCTTACTGATCGCTTGTCCGCATCCTTGGAGTCAGCAACTTTTGGACAGATTACGAGAACTACGGGAGCAGTTCTAG
- a CDS encoding macrocin-O-methyltransferase domain protein (similar to AA sequence:cyanobase_aa:LBDG_23620), which produces MTYAINTLRKVIHLTGLRKPRHEQQSPFPPDFDEEAIEIIQAVQPYTMTSIERIFSLIHAVRYVVQHNIKGDIVECGVWKGGSMLAIAKTLAQLNDYSRDLYLFDTFEGMTPPTEKDVIYNGEVASTLLENSTKTDENSIWCYAPLESVKATLNTAQYDSEKLHFIQGSVEETLPEQAPATISILRLDTDWYESTRHELVHLFPRVSVGGVIIIDDYGYWQGSRLATDEYLKQNNIKLFLSRIDDSGRIGIKLPSHSD; this is translated from the coding sequence ATGACGTACGCCATTAATACACTTCGGAAAGTGATCCACCTGACTGGTCTTAGAAAACCGAGGCATGAGCAACAAAGTCCGTTTCCTCCGGATTTTGATGAGGAAGCGATCGAGATAATCCAGGCGGTTCAGCCTTACACCATGACAAGCATAGAACGCATATTCTCGCTGATTCATGCTGTGAGATATGTGGTGCAACACAACATCAAAGGCGACATCGTGGAGTGCGGGGTTTGGAAGGGAGGAAGTATGCTGGCGATCGCAAAAACGCTTGCTCAACTCAATGATTACAGCAGAGATCTTTATCTCTTTGATACTTTTGAGGGCATGACACCCCCGACTGAAAAGGATGTTATTTATAACGGGGAAGTTGCTTCTACTCTGCTTGAAAACAGTACTAAGACAGATGAAAATTCGATCTGGTGCTATGCTCCGCTTGAATCCGTCAAAGCTACTCTGAATACTGCACAGTACGATTCAGAGAAACTCCATTTTATCCAGGGAAGTGTGGAAGAAACCTTGCCGGAACAAGCACCAGCAACAATCTCAATTCTGCGTTTGGACACGGACTGGTATGAGTCAACCCGTCATGAATTAGTTCACTTGTTCCCCAGAGTGTCGGTTGGGGGAGTGATTATTATTGATGACTACGGCTATTGGCAAGGTTCACGTTTAGCAACAGATGAATATTTGAAACAGAACAACATCAAGCTTTTTCTCAGCCGGATCGATGATTCGGGCAGGATCGGAATCAAATTGCCGAGTCATTCGGATTAG
- a CDS encoding ABC transporter related (similar to AA sequence:cyanobase_aa:PCC7424_5771), producing the protein MSNPVIRVENLGKKYTLGHQQEGRQYKALRDVLMNRLRMKPRSHHQEEFWALQEISFEIQQGDRVGIIGRNGAGKSTLLKILSRITKPTTGRVRLRGRIASLLEVGTGFHPELTGRENIFLNGAILGMSRAEIQQKFDEIVAFAEVEKFLDTPIKRYSSGMYVRLAFAVAAHLEPEILIVDEVLAVGDAQFQEKCLGKMKDVAKQGRTVIFVSHSMQAISQLTEHCVLLDQGRVAFHGNTEQAVMLYLRANQTSTDQSSHYQAPVGKRGNSVSWIKVHTSNANGLHCWGQPITFEFAISIDEPQRGLAFSFQVVNHLQQPVCHQWIFDSQTQFGRQAGTFILRCTFPKFRLYMGQYTVATWLAERRSSSLLESLSNICAFEVTMQGTYRSEYPWQSGDCVYLEDAVWQAQPLEEFTALPESVTTIQSC; encoded by the coding sequence ATGTCTAACCCTGTGATTCGAGTTGAAAATTTAGGCAAGAAATATACTCTGGGACATCAGCAAGAAGGGCGGCAATATAAGGCTCTGCGCGATGTATTAATGAATCGGCTGCGAATGAAACCGCGATCGCACCATCAAGAGGAATTTTGGGCGCTACAAGAGATATCGTTTGAGATTCAACAAGGCGATCGAGTTGGAATCATCGGGCGCAATGGTGCTGGAAAATCCACACTGCTGAAGATCTTAAGCCGAATCACAAAGCCAACGACAGGTAGAGTTCGGCTCAGAGGACGGATTGCTAGTCTACTCGAAGTTGGAACCGGATTTCACCCAGAGCTAACCGGGCGAGAGAACATCTTTCTCAATGGTGCCATTCTGGGAATGAGCAGAGCCGAGATCCAGCAAAAATTTGATGAAATTGTTGCCTTTGCAGAAGTTGAAAAATTTCTAGATACACCGATCAAACGCTACTCGTCTGGGATGTATGTTCGGCTTGCCTTTGCAGTCGCGGCTCACTTAGAACCAGAAATCTTGATTGTTGATGAAGTCTTGGCGGTTGGAGATGCCCAATTTCAAGAAAAATGTCTTGGCAAAATGAAAGACGTGGCTAAACAAGGAAGAACCGTGATATTTGTCAGCCACAGTATGCAAGCGATTTCGCAACTCACGGAACACTGTGTGTTGTTAGATCAAGGAAGAGTTGCATTTCACGGAAACACAGAGCAAGCTGTTATGCTCTACCTCAGAGCTAATCAGACCTCAACCGATCAGTCTAGTCACTATCAAGCACCCGTTGGAAAGCGCGGGAACTCTGTTTCTTGGATAAAAGTTCATACATCGAATGCGAATGGATTACATTGTTGGGGACAACCGATTACGTTTGAATTTGCAATCTCGATCGACGAACCACAGCGAGGGTTAGCCTTCTCTTTTCAAGTCGTCAATCATCTTCAGCAACCCGTCTGCCATCAATGGATTTTTGATTCTCAGACTCAGTTCGGTCGGCAAGCAGGCACATTCATCCTACGATGTACATTTCCAAAGTTCAGGCTTTACATGGGTCAATATACGGTAGCAACTTGGCTTGCTGAGCGCAGAAGTAGCTCTCTTCTAGAATCTCTATCTAACATCTGTGCATTTGAAGTCACAATGCAAGGAACCTACCGCAGCGAATATCCGTGGCAATCAGGCGATTGTGTGTATTTGGAGGATGCAGTGTGGCAAGCACAACCACTAGAAGAATTCACAGCGCTTCCAGAGTCAGTTACGACGATCCAGTCCTGTTGA
- a CDS encoding hypothetical protein (similar to AA sequence:cyanobase_aa:P9515_14071) codes for MPETCTAITSPITGTTAVVVEEELNAQTVIDRYAREYNIDVAHYFARLNSIKICRCLETGYRFYYPFSLIGQSELYHQLQDYPWYYADWKWEYQIAAEVIQANQKVLEIGCGRGKFLKFLQNQGAVCVGCELNDDAVLVAKANGLEVRKQTIQDLSRTQAALYDVVCSFQVLEHVVEVQSFLQAAIAALKPGGKLIVGVPNSNPFLYEHDKYDTLNLPPHHMGLWRSEALSNLAPVFNLKVDNIYTEPLHPADYERYLRLKLAHLPSSAELLVPLLEFILLKLRPYRLRSRLQRWSIGSAPGRNLVAVYTKL; via the coding sequence ATGCCAGAGACATGCACAGCGATCACAAGTCCGATAACGGGAACTACTGCCGTTGTCGTTGAAGAGGAGCTTAATGCTCAAACTGTGATCGATCGATATGCACGAGAGTACAACATTGATGTTGCCCATTATTTTGCGCGATTAAACTCGATTAAAATTTGTCGATGTTTAGAGACAGGATATCGCTTTTACTATCCATTCAGCTTAATCGGACAGAGTGAGCTTTATCACCAGTTGCAGGACTACCCCTGGTATTACGCGGATTGGAAATGGGAATATCAGATTGCAGCAGAAGTCATTCAAGCAAATCAAAAGGTTCTCGAAATTGGCTGCGGGCGCGGGAAATTTCTAAAATTTCTGCAAAATCAGGGTGCAGTCTGTGTAGGGTGTGAACTGAATGACGATGCAGTTCTTGTTGCTAAAGCGAATGGTTTAGAAGTGCGAAAGCAAACGATTCAAGATCTTTCTCGCACTCAGGCAGCACTGTATGATGTTGTATGTTCTTTTCAAGTACTTGAACATGTGGTTGAGGTGCAGAGCTTTTTGCAGGCTGCGATCGCTGCTCTCAAACCTGGAGGAAAATTAATCGTGGGCGTACCTAACTCCAATCCTTTCCTATATGAGCATGATAAGTACGATACATTGAATCTTCCGCCGCATCACATGGGACTTTGGAGATCAGAGGCTTTGAGCAATCTAGCACCAGTCTTTAACCTTAAAGTAGATAACATCTACACTGAACCCTTGCACCCAGCGGATTATGAGCGTTATCTTCGGTTGAAACTGGCTCATCTACCATCGAGTGCAGAGTTATTAGTTCCACTGCTCGAATTCATTCTATTGAAATTGAGACCTTACAGGCTGCGAAGTCGATTACAGCGGTGGAGCATTGGGAGTGCACCAGGGCGGAATTTAGTTGCGGTCTACACCAAGCTCTAG
- a CDS encoding group 1 glycosyl transferase (similar to AA sequence:cyanobase_aa:LBDG_21140), translated as MRLLFFNAVGAIGGAERVLLTMIESLQQFDLEVFLIVGTSGGLIEAAEKLGVTVICLALPQSINRFGDSGVRSRFSKFKLLLKAGLVLPEFLGYLKQLRRMIQRIQPDFIHSNSIKTHLLLAALRTVRIPIVWHIHDFYQSRSLVARILQWAQSSATSAIAVSNSVAKDARQLLPNLPIQTIYNAVPIPVIRATHNPVVQIGLVATFARWKGHDVFLQAASKVVAEIPHAPIQFLIVGAPIYKTQGSQFSMAELQAEVQRLKLDRYVQFLGFQSDPTAIYQSLDIVVHASTQPEPFGLVIAEAMSFGKAVIVSNAGGAAELVVHNENAIAIPPKDTQALTQAMIELIQQPEKRSRLGRNARRTAIERFNTDRFGTELWQVYKNFDIRSTASTKISGSCTSANRT; from the coding sequence ATGAGGCTTTTGTTTTTTAATGCAGTGGGCGCGATCGGAGGAGCAGAGCGAGTATTGCTCACGATGATTGAGAGCTTGCAACAGTTTGATTTAGAGGTTTTTTTAATTGTTGGGACATCAGGAGGACTGATCGAAGCGGCGGAAAAATTAGGCGTAACAGTAATTTGTTTGGCTCTACCACAGTCGATTAATCGATTTGGAGATAGTGGAGTACGATCGCGCTTTTCAAAGTTCAAACTCTTGCTCAAAGCAGGATTGGTATTACCAGAGTTTTTAGGCTATTTGAAACAGTTACGTCGAATGATTCAGCGCATTCAACCGGACTTCATTCACTCGAATAGTATTAAGACGCATCTTTTACTGGCTGCGCTTCGGACTGTTCGGATTCCGATCGTCTGGCATATTCATGATTTTTATCAGTCTCGTTCTTTGGTAGCGCGGATTTTGCAATGGGCGCAATCTTCGGCGACTTCTGCGATCGCGGTTTCCAATTCTGTTGCAAAAGACGCAAGACAGTTACTTCCTAACTTACCGATTCAGACTATCTACAATGCAGTGCCGATTCCTGTAATTCGTGCAACTCACAATCCAGTCGTTCAAATCGGTTTAGTGGCGACCTTTGCACGTTGGAAAGGACATGATGTATTTTTGCAAGCCGCTTCAAAGGTGGTCGCTGAAATTCCTCATGCTCCGATTCAGTTTTTGATTGTTGGTGCGCCGATTTATAAAACCCAGGGATCACAGTTTTCAATGGCAGAACTTCAAGCCGAAGTCCAACGATTGAAGCTCGATCGATATGTTCAATTTCTCGGTTTTCAATCCGATCCAACCGCTATCTATCAATCTTTAGATATTGTGGTTCATGCGAGTACTCAACCCGAACCGTTTGGATTAGTGATTGCAGAAGCGATGTCATTTGGAAAAGCGGTAATTGTTTCAAATGCGGGAGGTGCAGCGGAATTGGTCGTACATAATGAAAATGCGATCGCTATCCCTCCCAAAGACACTCAAGCTCTCACACAAGCAATGATTGAATTGATTCAACAGCCAGAGAAACGATCGAGGTTAGGACGCAATGCTCGAAGAACTGCGATCGAGCGATTTAACACCGACCGATTCGGAACTGAACTTTGGCAGGTTTATAAAAACTTTGACATTCGATCGACTGCTTCTACTAAGATTTCGGGTTCATGTACCAGCGCAAATCGTACATAA